The proteins below are encoded in one region of Bacillus vallismortis:
- the iolG gene encoding inositol 2-dehydrogenase, with amino-acid sequence MTKQIVTGIIGAGRIGKLHVQNIGRIPHMKIKAVSDNQASDIKRWAESHQIEYITSDYRDLLHDPDIEAVLICSPTATHAQMIREAAEAKKHIFCEKPISFSLDETKEALAAVRKHGVALQVGFNRRFDPHFKKIKTIVENGEIGTPHLLKITSRDPEPPHVDYLRTSGGLFMDMSIHDFDMARYIMGSEVTEVYAKGAALVNPSFAELGDIDTAVITLTFENGAMAVIDNSRQAVYGYDQRVEVFGTKGSAAADNSRPTTVEVSTADFVMKDKPHFFFLERYKDAYEEEMIRFAEAIGTNRENACTGNDGFQAERIARAAQQSLAIGMPVSVEHNEKIAF; translated from the coding sequence ATGACAAAACAGATTGTGACAGGGATTATCGGTGCTGGACGCATCGGCAAACTTCATGTTCAAAATATCGGCCGAATTCCTCATATGAAAATAAAGGCGGTCTCTGATAATCAGGCAAGCGATATAAAAAGGTGGGCTGAGAGCCATCAGATTGAATACATAACCTCTGACTATCGTGATTTATTGCATGACCCTGATATTGAAGCTGTTCTTATTTGCTCACCGACAGCCACGCATGCACAGATGATCAGGGAAGCGGCAGAGGCGAAAAAACATATTTTTTGTGAGAAGCCTATCAGTTTTTCTCTAGATGAAACCAAAGAAGCGCTTGCGGCCGTCCGAAAACACGGAGTTGCACTTCAAGTCGGCTTTAACCGCCGTTTTGATCCTCATTTTAAAAAAATCAAAACCATTGTTGAAAATGGTGAAATTGGTACGCCTCACTTGTTAAAAATCACGTCGCGGGACCCAGAACCCCCACATGTAGATTATCTCCGCACTTCTGGCGGTTTGTTTATGGATATGTCGATTCATGATTTTGATATGGCCAGATATATTATGGGAAGCGAAGTGACGGAAGTGTATGCAAAAGGGGCGGCTTTGGTGAATCCATCCTTTGCAGAGCTGGGAGATATTGATACGGCTGTCATTACACTGACATTTGAAAACGGTGCCATGGCTGTGATTGACAACAGCCGACAAGCTGTGTACGGATATGACCAGCGAGTCGAGGTTTTCGGGACGAAAGGCTCGGCAGCGGCAGACAACAGCAGGCCGACGACAGTCGAAGTGTCAACGGCTGATTTCGTGATGAAGGATAAACCGCATTTCTTTTTCCTTGAGCGCTATAAGGATGCGTATGAGGAGGAGATGATTCGGTTTGCAGAAGCGATCGGCACAAACCGGGAAAACGCCTGCACGGGCAACGACGGTTTTCAAGCGGAGCGGATCGCCAGAGCGGCTCAGCAGTCTCTTGCTATCGGTATGCCTGTCAGTGTCGAGCACAATGAAAAAATCGCTTTTTGA
- a CDS encoding MFS transporter — MNTAQGKGTILNKIGIPSHMVWGYIGVVIFMVGDGLEQGWLSPFLVDHGLSMQQSASLFTMYGIAVTISAWLSGTFVQTWGPRKTMTVGLLAFILGSVAFIGWAIPHMHYPALLGSYALRGLGYPLFAYSFLVWVSYSTSHRILGKAVGWFWFMFTCGLNVLGPFYSSYAVPAFGEINTLWSALLFVAAGGFLALFFNRDTFTPVHPDQPKWKELSKAFTIMFENPKVGIGGVVKTINAIGQFGFAIFLPTYLARYGYSVSEWLQIWGTLFFVNIVCNIIFGAVGDKLGWRNTVMWFGGVGCGIFTLALYYTPQLIGHQYWVLMVIACCYGAALAGYVPLSALLPTLAPDNKGAAMSVLNLGSGLCAFIAPGIVSLFIGPLGAGGVIWIFAALYFFSAFLTQFLTISEQSADVLTEERLVRENVQTNFEKTVKQ; from the coding sequence ATGAATACAGCACAAGGTAAAGGAACTATTTTGAACAAAATCGGAATTCCTTCTCACATGGTTTGGGGTTATATTGGCGTTGTCATCTTTATGGTTGGAGACGGGCTCGAACAAGGCTGGCTGTCTCCTTTTCTTGTTGATCACGGTCTCAGCATGCAGCAATCCGCATCTTTATTTACCATGTATGGCATTGCAGTCACCATCTCGGCTTGGCTGTCGGGCACGTTTGTCCAAACTTGGGGGCCAAGAAAAACGATGACTGTCGGTTTGCTTGCATTTATCCTCGGTTCGGTTGCTTTTATCGGCTGGGCGATTCCTCATATGCATTATCCGGCTCTCTTAGGTAGCTATGCACTTAGAGGCTTGGGATATCCGCTGTTTGCATACTCTTTTCTCGTGTGGGTGTCATACAGCACCTCTCATCGTATTCTTGGAAAAGCCGTCGGCTGGTTTTGGTTTATGTTTACGTGTGGCCTTAACGTGCTCGGGCCGTTCTATTCCAGCTATGCGGTTCCGGCCTTTGGAGAAATCAATACGCTTTGGAGCGCTTTGTTATTTGTGGCGGCAGGAGGATTCCTCGCCTTATTTTTTAATAGAGATACATTCACACCTGTACACCCAGATCAGCCGAAATGGAAAGAACTGTCGAAGGCGTTTACAATTATGTTTGAAAACCCTAAGGTCGGCATCGGCGGAGTGGTCAAGACAATTAATGCCATAGGGCAATTCGGATTTGCCATCTTTCTTCCTACTTATTTAGCGCGTTACGGGTATTCCGTTTCGGAATGGCTGCAAATATGGGGGACGCTGTTTTTTGTGAATATTGTATGTAACATCATATTTGGTGCAGTCGGAGATAAACTTGGCTGGCGCAATACCGTGATGTGGTTTGGCGGTGTCGGTTGCGGCATTTTTACGCTGGCGCTTTATTACACGCCTCAGTTGATCGGGCATCAGTATTGGGTGCTGATGGTGATCGCTTGCTGTTACGGTGCGGCATTGGCTGGCTACGTGCCATTAAGCGCGCTTTTGCCGACGCTTGCACCTGATAATAAAGGGGCTGCCATGTCAGTGTTGAATTTAGGTTCTGGTTTATGTGCGTTTATCGCGCCGGGCATCGTCAGTCTTTTCATTGGTCCGCTCGGTGCAGGCGGGGTGATTTGGATTTTTGCGGCATTGTATTTTTTCAGTGCTTTTCTGACGCAATTCCTGACGATTTCTGAGCAAAGCGCCGATGTCTTGACGGAGGAACGGCTTGTCAGGGAAAACGTGCAAACAAATTTCGAGAAAACGGTTAAGCAGTAG
- the bofC gene encoding sporulation cell-cell signaling protein BofC, with protein sequence MKRFSTAYLLLGIFCSAAAFLIVAPPRALGAEVEHYEPLQVHVQLEKVYLDGDVSIEHKHEKVLSMDDFWAAYAGWTLVEQKKGYVLFRKQMDDISPLSKVNGYIGVSDHGVISTFHGRPESDSEPIQSFFQIDLERLESHMQKNLLKGIPFRTKAEFEDVIEHMKTYSG encoded by the coding sequence GTGAAACGATTCAGCACGGCGTATCTTTTGCTGGGCATTTTTTGCTCAGCCGCAGCATTTCTAATAGTTGCTCCTCCCCGTGCATTAGGAGCCGAAGTGGAGCACTATGAGCCGCTGCAGGTGCATGTGCAGCTTGAAAAAGTGTATTTGGACGGCGATGTCAGTATTGAGCATAAGCATGAAAAAGTGCTTTCTATGGATGATTTTTGGGCAGCTTATGCCGGCTGGACGCTTGTCGAACAAAAAAAGGGCTATGTACTCTTCCGGAAGCAAATGGATGATATTTCTCCGCTCAGCAAGGTGAACGGGTATATCGGTGTATCGGATCATGGCGTGATTTCCACCTTTCATGGGCGGCCTGAGTCAGATTCCGAACCGATTCAGTCTTTTTTTCAAATTGATTTAGAAAGGCTGGAGAGCCATATGCAAAAAAATCTGCTGAAAGGCATTCCATTTCGGACGAAAGCGGAGTTTGAGGACGTAATAGAACATATGAAGACATACAGCGGTTGA
- the ruvA gene encoding Holliday junction branch migration protein RuvA → MIEFVKGTIDYVSPQYIVIENGGIGYQIFTPNPFIYKERNKETIFTYHHIREDAFSLYGFSTREEKALFTKLLNVTGIGPKGALAILGSGDPGAVIQAIENEDEAFLVKFPGVGKKTARQIILDLKGKLADVVPEMIENLFNHEERLEKQTAETALEEALEALRVLGYAEKEIKKVLPHLNEEAGLTTDQYVKKALQKLLK, encoded by the coding sequence GTGATCGAATTTGTAAAAGGGACGATTGATTATGTATCTCCCCAATATATTGTGATAGAGAACGGCGGCATTGGCTATCAGATCTTCACGCCGAATCCGTTTATATACAAGGAGAGAAACAAAGAAACGATTTTTACGTACCATCATATCAGAGAGGATGCTTTTTCGCTCTACGGTTTTTCAACAAGAGAGGAGAAGGCGCTCTTTACAAAGCTGTTAAACGTGACCGGAATCGGTCCAAAAGGGGCACTCGCCATTTTAGGCTCAGGTGATCCGGGAGCGGTTATCCAAGCGATTGAAAATGAGGATGAAGCCTTTTTGGTCAAGTTTCCTGGTGTAGGAAAGAAAACCGCGCGCCAGATTATTCTTGATTTAAAAGGAAAGCTCGCTGATGTCGTGCCTGAAATGATTGAAAACCTGTTTAATCATGAAGAAAGGCTTGAAAAGCAAACAGCAGAAACGGCTCTCGAAGAAGCGCTTGAGGCCCTCAGGGTTCTCGGTTACGCTGAAAAAGAAATCAAAAAGGTGCTTCCTCACTTAAACGAAGAAGCTGGGCTGACAACAGACCAATATGTGAAAAAAGCATTACAAAAACTATTGAAGTAA
- the ruvB gene encoding Holliday junction branch migration DNA helicase RuvB produces MDERLVSSEADNHESMIEQSLRPQNLAQYIGQHKVKENLRVFIDAAKMRQETLDHVLLYGPPGLGKTTLASIVANEMGVELRTTSGPAIERPGDLAAILTALEPGDVLFIDEIHRLHRSIEEVLYPAMEDFCLDIVIGKGPSARSVRLDLPPFTLVGATTRVGLLTAPLRDRFGVMSRLEYYTQEELADIVTRTADVFEVEIDNPSALEIARRSRGTPRVANRLLRRVRDFAQVLGDSRITEEISQDALERLQVDRLGLDHIDHKLLMGMIEKFNGGPVGLDTISATIGEEPHTIEDVYEPYLLQIGFIQRTPRGRIVTPAVYHHFQMEAPRYD; encoded by the coding sequence ATGGATGAACGGCTCGTCTCAAGTGAAGCAGACAACCATGAATCAATGATAGAGCAAAGTTTGAGGCCGCAAAATCTGGCGCAGTATATCGGGCAGCATAAGGTGAAAGAAAATTTGCGCGTATTTATAGACGCGGCAAAAATGAGACAGGAGACGCTGGATCATGTTCTTCTGTACGGGCCGCCGGGACTTGGGAAAACGACGCTTGCTTCCATTGTTGCCAATGAAATGGGAGTGGAATTGCGGACGACGTCAGGGCCTGCGATTGAAAGACCTGGTGATTTGGCTGCCATATTAACGGCACTGGAGCCAGGTGATGTATTATTTATTGATGAAATACATAGGCTCCACAGATCGATTGAAGAGGTGCTATATCCTGCGATGGAAGACTTTTGTCTGGATATTGTGATCGGTAAAGGCCCCTCTGCCCGCTCCGTCCGGCTCGACTTGCCGCCTTTTACGCTGGTAGGCGCCACGACGAGGGTAGGGCTTTTGACGGCGCCGTTAAGAGATCGATTCGGCGTGATGTCGCGCCTTGAATACTATACGCAAGAAGAGCTTGCGGACATTGTCACAAGAACAGCTGACGTATTCGAGGTTGAGATTGATAACCCGTCTGCTCTCGAAATCGCGAGAAGATCGAGAGGGACGCCCCGCGTAGCGAACCGCCTGCTGAGAAGGGTCCGCGATTTTGCCCAGGTGCTGGGTGACAGCCGGATTACGGAAGAGATTTCGCAGGATGCGCTGGAGCGGCTTCAGGTTGACCGTCTCGGTTTGGACCATATTGACCACAAGCTCCTGATGGGCATGATCGAAAAGTTTAACGGAGGCCCTGTGGGTCTTGATACCATTTCAGCCACGATCGGCGAAGAACCGCATACGATTGAAGACGTATACGAGCCGTATCTGCTGCAAATTGGTTTTATCCAAAGAACGCCGCGTGGAAGGATCGTGACACCGGCCGTTTATCATCACTTCCAAATGGAGGCTCCCCGATATGACTGA
- a CDS encoding DUF2905 domain-containing protein → MTEFPKIIMILGAVMLIIGAVLHVVGKMPGDIFVKKGNVTFFFPVVTCIIISVVLSILLTLFGRMK, encoded by the coding sequence ATGACTGAATTCCCTAAGATCATTATGATTCTTGGTGCTGTTATGCTTATCATCGGAGCAGTGTTGCATGTTGTCGGCAAGATGCCGGGAGATATTTTTGTGAAAAAGGGAAATGTCACGTTTTTCTTCCCGGTTGTCACTTGTATCATCATAAGTGTGGTATTATCAATTTTGCTTACTCTTTTCGGCAGAATGAAATAA
- the queA gene encoding tRNA preQ1(34) S-adenosylmethionine ribosyltransferase-isomerase QueA: MKVDLFDFELPERLIAQVPLEQRDASRLMVLDKHTGELTDSSFKHIISFFKEGDCLVLNNTRVLPARLFGTKEDTGAKVELLLLKQEAGDKWETLVKPAKRVKKGTVVTFGDGRLKAVCTDELEHGGRKVEFQYEGIFYEVLESLGEMPLPPYIKEQLDDRERYQTVFSKEIGSAAAPTAGLHFTEEILQQLKDKGVQIEFITLHVGLGTFRPVSADDVEEHNMHAEFYQMSEETAAALNKVREKGGRIISVGTTSTRTLETIAGEHDGQFKASSGWTSIFIYPGYEFKAIDGMITNFHLPKSSLIMLVSALAGRENVLRAYNHAVEEEYRFFSFGDAMLIL; encoded by the coding sequence ATGAAAGTCGATTTATTTGATTTTGAATTACCGGAACGTTTAATTGCACAAGTGCCGTTGGAACAGCGTGATGCTTCAAGGCTGATGGTGCTTGATAAACATACGGGAGAGCTGACTGACAGCTCGTTTAAGCATATTATCAGCTTCTTTAAAGAAGGAGATTGCCTTGTGCTGAACAATACCCGTGTGCTCCCGGCGCGGTTATTCGGAACAAAAGAGGATACCGGCGCGAAAGTGGAACTTCTTTTGCTCAAACAAGAAGCTGGTGACAAGTGGGAAACGCTTGTCAAACCGGCGAAACGGGTGAAAAAGGGAACCGTAGTGACGTTTGGAGACGGAAGATTAAAGGCAGTCTGTACGGATGAGCTTGAGCATGGCGGCAGAAAAGTAGAATTTCAATATGAAGGCATTTTCTATGAGGTGCTGGAATCCCTTGGAGAGATGCCGCTCCCACCATATATCAAAGAACAGCTTGATGACAGAGAGCGCTACCAAACAGTGTTTTCAAAAGAAATCGGCTCTGCCGCAGCGCCTACTGCAGGCCTTCACTTCACGGAAGAAATCTTGCAGCAATTGAAAGACAAAGGTGTGCAAATTGAGTTCATCACTCTTCACGTAGGCCTTGGAACGTTTCGCCCTGTGAGTGCCGATGACGTTGAAGAGCATAATATGCATGCAGAGTTTTATCAAATGTCAGAAGAAACGGCTGCGGCTTTAAACAAAGTAAGGGAAAAGGGCGGCCGAATCATTTCCGTCGGCACGACTTCGACACGCACGCTTGAAACGATTGCCGGGGAGCATGACGGACAATTTAAAGCATCAAGCGGCTGGACATCTATCTTTATTTATCCGGGCTATGAATTTAAAGCCATTGACGGAATGATTACAAACTTCCATTTGCCTAAATCGTCATTGATTATGCTGGTCAGTGCGCTTGCGGGAAGAGAAAACGTTCTGCGCGCCTATAACCATGCGGTGGAAGAGGAATACCGTTTCTTCAGCTTCGGAGACGCGATGCTGATTCTATAA